Proteins from one Candidatus Margulisiibacteriota bacterium genomic window:
- a CDS encoding HNH endonuclease, translating into MGEKVLVLNASLMPINITSWRRAMSLIYKGKAVGVVYNGKVINGRFRLPEVIRLTNYIFVPFTDVVFSRKNIYLRDNHTCQYCGKKHVTLTIDHVVPKSRGGRDAWDNVVVCCSVCNNRKGDRHYEEVGMKLKTKPYRPSSTLYLQMTRLSNSPASWFSYFFREPEPIRNLAAG; encoded by the coding sequence ATGGGTGAGAAGGTCCTGGTCTTAAACGCTTCGTTGATGCCTATCAATATTACTTCCTGGCGGCGGGCGATGAGCCTGATCTACAAAGGGAAGGCGGTAGGAGTTGTCTATAATGGCAAGGTGATCAACGGCCGCTTCCGCCTTCCCGAAGTAATCCGCCTGACCAATTATATATTTGTTCCGTTCACCGACGTTGTCTTTTCCCGAAAGAACATTTATTTGAGGGACAACCACACCTGCCAGTATTGCGGCAAAAAACATGTTACTCTGACGATCGATCATGTAGTGCCCAAAAGCCGGGGAGGGCGTGACGCCTGGGACAACGTGGTGGTTTGCTGTTCGGTCTGCAATAACCGAAAAGGGGACCGCCATTACGAGGAAGTGGGGATGAAACTGAAGACCAAACCTTACCGCCCGTCGTCGACCCTCTATTTACAAATGACCAGGCTGTCAAATTCACCGGCCAGCTGGTTTAGCTATTTTTTCCGTGAGCCGGAGCCTATTCGTAATTTAGCGGCAGGTTGA